One part of the Parabacteroides distasonis ATCC 8503 genome encodes these proteins:
- a CDS encoding family 20 glycosylhydrolase has translation MSDQPIDFTQRNIAIDILRAVTMCVMIFESVHQIKNLNIKTYRYMKKIIGLFLLIWAIGSAQVSAQSETNRLDSIMPVRGLAIAAPSAQKLDLFLKFVQEELAPSHFNLLILRVDWNYAYESHPELRDPTPLTREDVKKIVKVCRDNGIRIAPQINLLGHQSWAETTYALLREYPEFDETPHVDTKNYTGWPNSDGLYCKSYCPLHPEVHKIVFALVDELTDVFETQLFHAGMDEVFYIGHDSCVRCGGHDKAELYAGEVTKIQNHLASQGKRLMIWGDRLIDGKTTGIGAWEASMNNTYRAIDLIPKDVFICDWHYERAEQTAVYFAMKGFDVATCPWRKPQIALQQVDDMIHFRQHSNPEMSRHFQGIIETVWSGADSFLEAYYNPTTYKQEVSDAVTVKKLIEKYKALENQ, from the coding sequence ATGAGCGATCAACCAATAGATTTTACGCAACGTAACATAGCCATCGACATCCTCCGGGCCGTCACGATGTGCGTGATGATCTTCGAAAGCGTACATCAAATTAAAAATTTAAACATTAAAACATATCGCTATATGAAAAAGATTATCGGACTATTCTTGCTTATATGGGCTATAGGTTCAGCCCAAGTTTCCGCCCAATCAGAGACAAACCGTTTAGATAGTATCATGCCCGTACGAGGCTTGGCCATCGCCGCTCCATCCGCACAGAAGTTGGATCTATTCTTGAAGTTCGTCCAAGAGGAACTGGCTCCCAGTCATTTCAACTTGTTGATTCTACGGGTAGACTGGAATTATGCCTATGAGTCCCATCCAGAACTGAGGGATCCGACCCCACTCACACGAGAGGATGTGAAAAAGATCGTAAAGGTTTGCCGGGATAACGGAATACGTATCGCTCCCCAGATCAATCTCTTGGGGCATCAATCATGGGCTGAGACTACCTACGCTTTATTACGTGAGTATCCGGAGTTCGACGAGACGCCACATGTGGATACCAAGAACTATACGGGTTGGCCCAACTCAGACGGACTTTATTGTAAAAGTTACTGCCCGCTTCATCCGGAAGTACATAAAATCGTATTCGCTTTAGTAGACGAGTTGACGGATGTTTTCGAAACTCAATTATTCCATGCCGGAATGGACGAGGTCTTTTATATCGGACATGATAGTTGCGTCCGTTGCGGCGGACATGACAAGGCTGAGTTATATGCCGGTGAGGTCACTAAAATACAAAACCACTTAGCCTCACAAGGCAAACGATTGATGATATGGGGAGACCGCCTGATCGATGGCAAAACTACCGGGATCGGCGCTTGGGAAGCCAGCATGAACAATACCTACCGTGCGATCGACTTGATCCCGAAAGATGTTTTTATCTGCGACTGGCATTATGAGCGTGCCGAGCAAACCGCTGTTTACTTTGCCATGAAAGGCTTCGACGTTGCTACATGCCCTTGGCGTAAACCTCAGATAGCGCTTCAACAGGTAGATGATATGATCCATTTCCGCCAGCATTCAAATCCGGAAATGTCTCGCCATTTCCAAGGAATTATCGAGACAGTCTGGTCCGGTGCAGACAGTTTCCTCGAGGCCTATTATAACCCGACTACCTATAAGCAAGAGGTCTCAGACGCTGTCACGGTCAAGAAACTAATCGAGAAATATAAGGCTTTGGAGAATCAGTGA
- a CDS encoding ThuA domain-containing protein translates to MRKYIYFIALICCALSASTSYAQKKVIKTMMIAGQDGSHYWRGACEAMKQILENSGMFKVDFVFTPDFGGDINTFKPDFAKYNLVVVNYGGEVWPEPVQKAFENYVADGGGVVIIHSSVVPMAGWKAYNEIIGMGAWEGRNEKDGPYLYWKEGKYVYDYTPGYAGYHGLQHETILEHRAPEHPILKGLPIRWKHFKDEIYTRLRGPVRNVEILATAYERGRHEPLMWTVKWGKGRVFVDLLGHCGNDPNMIYSMECTGFQVTLLRGAEWAATGEVTQEAPRDFPLEDTCTLRPEFKAPFHATN, encoded by the coding sequence ATGAGAAAGTATATCTATTTTATAGCGCTTATCTGTTGCGCCTTATCAGCCTCAACCTCTTACGCCCAGAAAAAGGTGATAAAAACGATGATGATCGCCGGGCAAGATGGCAGTCATTATTGGCGAGGTGCTTGCGAGGCCATGAAGCAGATCTTAGAGAACAGTGGAATGTTTAAGGTGGATTTCGTCTTTACCCCGGATTTCGGAGGAGATATAAATACCTTTAAGCCCGATTTCGCTAAATATAACTTGGTTGTTGTCAATTACGGAGGTGAAGTCTGGCCCGAGCCTGTCCAAAAAGCTTTCGAGAACTATGTAGCGGATGGTGGCGGGGTCGTGATTATCCATTCCTCCGTGGTACCTATGGCCGGTTGGAAAGCGTACAACGAGATAATCGGCATGGGAGCTTGGGAGGGGCGAAACGAGAAAGACGGTCCTTACCTGTATTGGAAAGAGGGCAAATATGTATACGATTATACACCCGGTTATGCGGGTTATCATGGCTTGCAGCATGAGACGATCCTAGAGCATCGTGCGCCGGAGCACCCTATTTTGAAAGGTCTGCCTATAAGATGGAAACATTTTAAGGACGAGATTTATACCCGCTTGCGTGGTCCGGTACGGAATGTGGAGATATTGGCTACCGCTTATGAGCGTGGACGCCATGAACCGTTGATGTGGACGGTGAAGTGGGGGAAGGGGCGTGTCTTTGTCGATCTGTTGGGGCATTGCGGCAATGACCCGAATATGATTTACTCGATGGAGTGTACGGGTTTTCAGGTAACCTTACTAAGAGGGGCTGAATGGGCAGCCACCGGGGAAGTGACGCAAGAGGCCCCTCGGGATTTCCCATTGGAAGATACCTGTACGCTCCGTCCGGAATTCAAGGCTCCTTTCCATGCGACGAATTAA
- a CDS encoding ATP-binding cassette domain-containing protein — translation MSNQEYIKIEGAYENNLKHISLDIPKKQITIFTGVSGSGKSSLVLDTIAASSRRELNETFPSFVQQYLPKYGRPHVDRIGNLPVAIVIDQRKPAPNARSTVGTYTDIYSLLRLLFSRVGKPFVGYSDTFSFNHPQGRCTRCDGLGEIRELDVHKLVDFDKCLNDEDVIHYVTFQPGQWRWIRYACSGLFDLDKKIRDYTPEELRLFLYSPQIRLKNPPADWPKTAKYEGLVTRMYRSIINSEEGKIHQKVLEPMVTMGICPDCGGTRLNDKVLSCRINGRNIAEVTHMAIPEIIAWLREIDDPLAKDMKQAIGGRLSALLEIGLGYLTLDRSMETLSGGEAQRCKIAKYINSSLSDMLYVLDEPSVGLHSHDIHLLKASVRKLRDHGNTVLLVEHHKEMIQIADHIVDMGPGSGMEGGRILYEGDYAGLLRSDTLTGRMLGENTPLKESLRIPSGWFTVKHARLHNLKDVTVDLPMGVLAVIAGVAGSGKSSLMECFRRDFPEEVIYISQKNIGISLRSTPATYLGVADDIRKLFAKESKAGLSMFTFNGKGGCPVCGGKGVIVSDMAFMDSIETVCEACGGLRYSPEALRYTVDGLTIAEVMDLTVRKASLRFAGTVIAEKLRPLMLVGLGYLHLNQALSTLSGGELQRVKLASYLGTQSKVFVLDEPTDGLHVKDVRHIISLFDSMVDQGNSVFLIEHNLDVLKAADYVIEIGPGGGLMGGEILFSGTPKELLSCERSVTKDYLV, via the coding sequence ATGTCAAATCAAGAATATATCAAGATCGAGGGAGCTTATGAGAATAACTTGAAACATATCTCTCTGGATATTCCGAAGAAGCAAATCACTATATTCACCGGGGTCTCGGGTTCTGGGAAATCGTCGTTGGTATTGGATACCATCGCCGCCAGTTCACGCCGGGAGTTGAATGAGACGTTCCCCAGTTTCGTGCAGCAATACCTGCCCAAATATGGCCGTCCGCATGTAGACCGGATCGGGAATCTGCCGGTCGCTATCGTGATAGACCAGCGGAAGCCCGCTCCCAACGCCCGTTCTACGGTGGGGACTTATACGGATATCTATTCATTGCTCCGTCTCTTGTTCTCACGGGTGGGCAAACCCTTTGTCGGATATTCGGATACATTCTCCTTTAATCATCCGCAAGGCCGTTGTACCCGTTGTGACGGATTGGGGGAGATTCGTGAGCTGGACGTGCATAAGCTGGTTGATTTTGATAAATGCCTGAACGATGAGGACGTGATCCATTACGTCACCTTCCAGCCCGGCCAATGGCGATGGATACGTTATGCTTGCAGCGGCCTTTTCGATCTGGATAAGAAGATCCGGGATTATACGCCGGAGGAGTTGCGCTTATTCCTTTATTCCCCGCAAATCCGTTTGAAGAATCCTCCTGCCGACTGGCCGAAGACGGCGAAATATGAGGGCTTGGTAACCCGTATGTATCGCAGCATCATCAATTCCGAGGAAGGGAAGATCCATCAAAAGGTCTTGGAACCGATGGTTACGATGGGAATCTGCCCGGATTGCGGTGGGACCCGCTTGAACGATAAGGTACTTTCTTGCCGGATCAACGGGAGAAATATAGCCGAAGTAACTCATATGGCGATCCCCGAGATAATCGCTTGGCTTCGGGAGATTGATGACCCGTTGGCGAAAGACATGAAGCAGGCGATCGGAGGCCGGTTATCCGCCTTATTGGAGATCGGTTTGGGGTATTTGACGCTGGATCGCTCCATGGAAACCCTTTCCGGCGGGGAGGCGCAACGCTGTAAGATCGCTAAATATATCAACTCATCTCTTTCCGATATGCTTTATGTGTTGGATGAGCCGAGCGTGGGCTTGCATAGCCACGATATCCATTTATTGAAAGCCTCGGTCCGAAAGTTGCGGGATCATGGGAATACGGTCTTGCTGGTGGAACATCATAAGGAAATGATACAGATCGCCGATCATATCGTGGATATGGGGCCGGGTTCGGGTATGGAGGGCGGCCGTATCTTGTACGAGGGAGATTATGCGGGCTTACTCCGTAGCGATACCTTGACCGGCCGTATGCTAGGAGAAAATACCCCTCTGAAGGAAAGCCTCCGGATCCCGTCCGGTTGGTTTACGGTAAAGCATGCCCGTCTTCATAACTTGAAGGACGTGACGGTAGATCTTCCTATGGGAGTACTGGCGGTGATCGCCGGTGTAGCCGGTTCAGGGAAAAGCTCGTTGATGGAATGCTTCCGCCGGGATTTCCCCGAGGAGGTGATTTATATCAGCCAAAAGAATATCGGGATCAGCTTGCGTTCCACTCCGGCCACTTATCTGGGAGTTGCGGATGATATTCGTAAACTTTTCGCTAAGGAAAGTAAGGCTGGGCTTAGTATGTTCACGTTTAACGGAAAAGGCGGTTGCCCGGTTTGTGGGGGAAAAGGCGTGATCGTGTCTGATATGGCTTTTATGGATTCGATCGAGACCGTTTGTGAGGCTTGTGGAGGATTGCGTTATTCCCCGGAAGCCTTGCGGTATACAGTGGATGGTCTTACGATCGCTGAGGTGATGGACTTGACAGTCCGCAAGGCTTCCCTTCGTTTTGCGGGAACGGTGATAGCGGAGAAACTCCGTCCGCTTATGCTGGTTGGTCTGGGGTATTTGCATTTGAACCAAGCCTTATCCACATTATCGGGAGGTGAGTTGCAACGGGTGAAACTGGCGTCTTATCTAGGAACCCAAAGCAAGGTCTTTGTCTTGGATGAGCCGACGGATGGCTTGCACGTGAAAGATGTCAGGCATATTATCTCCTTATTCGATTCTATGGTAGATCAAGGCAATAGTGTCTTTTTGATCGAACATAATCTGGATGTCTTGAAAGCGGCGGACTATGTGATCGAGATAGGTCCTGGAGGCGGACTAATGGGGGGTGAGATCTTGTTTAGTGGTACTCCCAAGGAGTTACTATCCTGCGAGCGTTCCGTTACGAAAGACTATCTTGTTTGA
- a CDS encoding helix-turn-helix domain-containing protein: MENLIKIDTVDQYNKMFGLETLHPLVSVVDLSKSETWPTNFRVNYGIYGLFLKDTKCGDIRYGRQYYDYQEGTVVGFAPGQVTGIELKDGTRPLAHGLLFHPDLIRGTALGRDIKRYSFFSYESNEALHLSEEEKGIFVDCLRKIQIELEHSIDKHSKRLIAMNIELLLDYCLRFYDRQFTTRAETNKDVLVRFERLLDEYLQSDLLRQEGLPTVRYFAEKICLSPNYFGDLIKKETGKTAQENIQDRIISLAKEWIVGTNKTVSQIAYDLGFQYSQHFSRIFKKTVGCTPNEYRKSQMS; the protein is encoded by the coding sequence ATGGAGAATCTAATAAAGATCGATACCGTCGATCAATACAACAAGATGTTTGGCTTGGAGACGTTGCACCCTTTGGTGAGCGTGGTAGATTTATCCAAGTCCGAGACATGGCCTACTAATTTCCGGGTTAATTATGGTATATACGGACTTTTCCTGAAAGATACGAAGTGCGGGGATATCCGGTACGGGAGGCAATATTATGATTATCAAGAAGGAACCGTAGTAGGATTCGCTCCTGGGCAGGTGACGGGTATTGAGCTTAAGGATGGGACCCGGCCTTTGGCGCATGGGTTGCTTTTCCATCCGGACTTGATCCGTGGTACGGCTTTGGGACGGGACATCAAGCGTTATTCTTTCTTCTCCTATGAATCGAACGAGGCGTTACATCTCTCTGAGGAAGAGAAGGGGATCTTCGTGGATTGCCTGAGGAAAATCCAGATCGAGTTGGAGCACTCCATCGACAAGCATAGCAAACGGCTGATCGCGATGAATATCGAGTTGCTGCTCGATTATTGCCTGCGTTTTTATGATCGTCAGTTTACGACCCGTGCGGAGACGAATAAGGATGTGTTGGTGAGGTTCGAACGATTGCTGGATGAATACCTGCAAAGCGATCTGTTAAGACAGGAAGGGCTACCTACTGTACGGTATTTCGCCGAGAAGATTTGTTTGTCCCCGAACTATTTCGGTGATCTGATCAAGAAAGAGACAGGGAAAACTGCCCAAGAAAATATACAAGACCGGATTATTTCCTTAGCGAAAGAATGGATAGTAGGGACAAACAAGACCGTCAGCCAAATCGCTTACGACCTAGGATTCCAATACTCCCAGCATTTCAGCCGCATATTCAAGAAGACCGTGGGGTGTACCCCGAATGAATATCGGAAATCCCAGATGTCGTAA
- a CDS encoding sugar O-acetyltransferase translates to MTLNEFLKYVETRKPLKGDEIHQFMNKMSDEARRMTFELNGSYHDPEEIRELLSRLFNKPVDPSFRVFPPFYTDFGKNITVGKNVFINACCHFQDHGGVTLDDGCQIGHNVVFATLNHGFAPEDRSTTYPAPIVLKKNVWVGSNATILSGVTIGENAIVGAGSVVTKDVPDNAIVGGVPAKVIKYIQ, encoded by the coding sequence ATGACACTAAACGAATTCTTGAAGTATGTAGAGACAAGAAAGCCTCTTAAAGGAGACGAGATCCATCAGTTTATGAACAAGATGAGCGATGAGGCCAGACGCATGACATTCGAGTTAAACGGCTCATATCACGATCCCGAGGAAATCCGTGAGCTGTTATCCCGCTTGTTTAATAAGCCGGTCGATCCGTCTTTTCGTGTATTCCCCCCGTTCTATACGGATTTTGGGAAGAATATCACGGTAGGCAAGAACGTTTTCATCAACGCTTGCTGTCATTTTCAAGATCATGGCGGGGTGACACTGGACGACGGTTGCCAGATCGGGCATAACGTGGTCTTTGCCACCCTCAACCACGGCTTCGCCCCCGAAGACCGGAGCACTACCTACCCTGCCCCGATCGTTCTGAAAAAGAATGTCTGGGTAGGCTCGAACGCAACGATCCTATCCGGCGTAACCATTGGCGAGAACGCTATAGTCGGAGCCGGCTCGGTAGTTACTAAAGATGTACCGGACAATGCCATCGTGGGAGGTGTTCCCGCCAAGGTCATAAAATACATCCAATAA